Proteins encoded in a region of the Flammeovirga yaeyamensis genome:
- a CDS encoding response regulator transcription factor, which translates to MKKHIIYIVEDNPTESMLLKIALQQMNHLTVEYFSEGQALLNRFKEQPADIVVSDLIMPSMSGQEVLKKVRKLKKSTLMIVLSSQEHIEVVAQLQALGIFNYIVKGDHCLHYLKRTLEVACFLLEKEFRF; encoded by the coding sequence ATGAAAAAACACATCATTTATATTGTAGAGGATAATCCTACAGAAAGTATGTTACTGAAAATTGCATTGCAACAAATGAATCACCTCACTGTGGAGTATTTTTCAGAAGGACAAGCCTTGCTCAATCGCTTCAAAGAACAACCTGCAGATATTGTGGTATCTGATTTAATAATGCCTTCAATGAGTGGTCAGGAGGTACTGAAAAAGGTGAGAAAGCTAAAAAAATCGACCCTCATGATTGTGTTATCCTCTCAAGAACACATAGAGGTAGTGGCCCAATTGCAAGCGTTGGGTATCTTTAATTATATCGTAAAGGGAGATCATTGCCTTCATTATCTCAAAAGAACCTTAGAAGTGGCGTGCTTTCTTTTAGAAAAAGAATTTAGATTCTAA
- a CDS encoding TIGR00266 family protein: MNLDVKGKPAFAHVHVTIEPGESFVAESDAMSSMSAQLDMTAELNGGFFNAVLKKIFGGETLFVNRFTNNTSEPLTLTITQPTPGDMEVKELNGESFCLQQGAYIASTPDVKLGVKYAGIGSWIGGEGLFKLMVSGHGKVIFGAFGGLIEREVSGEFIVDTSHLVGYEPGMKLKPQLSGGIFSSLFGGEGLVTRVEGSGKIFIQTRSLSGMTSWVNRNL; this comes from the coding sequence ATGAATTTAGATGTTAAAGGCAAACCTGCTTTTGCCCATGTTCATGTAACGATTGAACCCGGGGAGTCGTTTGTCGCAGAATCGGATGCGATGTCAAGTATGTCTGCTCAACTTGATATGACTGCCGAACTAAACGGAGGATTTTTTAACGCCGTACTTAAAAAAATCTTTGGTGGCGAAACACTTTTTGTCAACCGTTTTACCAACAACACTTCTGAGCCGCTTACTTTAACTATTACGCAACCGACACCTGGAGATATGGAGGTGAAGGAGCTAAATGGAGAAAGTTTCTGTTTACAGCAAGGCGCTTATATCGCTTCTACACCAGATGTGAAATTGGGTGTAAAATATGCCGGTATTGGTTCTTGGATAGGCGGTGAAGGTCTATTTAAATTGATGGTATCTGGACATGGAAAAGTCATTTTTGGTGCTTTCGGTGGTTTAATCGAAAGAGAAGTAAGTGGCGAATTTATTGTCGATACAAGTCACTTGGTCGGTTACGAGCCAGGTATGAAACTGAAGCCTCAATTGTCTGGTGGTATTTTCTCTTCTCTATTTGGAGGTGAGGGGTTAGTCACAAGAGTGGAAGGTTCAGGTAAGATTTTTATTCAGACAAGAAGTTTGTCTGGGATGACATCATGGGTAAATAGAAACTTATAA
- a CDS encoding TIGR00266 family protein has protein sequence MLTEDKKGLDFRFDCKPDFGFITVNIPSGEKIKVEASAMATMDTNIEMHTKMKGGFGRIFSGESLFINEFEAKNGAGDIQIAPGAPGDVEHVYLENESIYLQNSAFVASAMSVEVETKFQGLTKGFFSGESLFLIKCSGTGDLWFNSYGGIIEIDVEDGYVVDTGHIVAFTEGLDYNISKVGGYKSLFFSGEGFVCRFSGKGKVWIQTRKIGPFTSWVHPYRPVKSKS, from the coding sequence ATGCTTACAGAAGATAAAAAAGGATTAGATTTTAGATTTGACTGTAAACCTGATTTTGGTTTTATCACAGTCAATATCCCATCGGGAGAAAAAATAAAAGTAGAAGCGTCGGCCATGGCAACGATGGATACCAACATCGAAATGCATACGAAAATGAAAGGTGGATTCGGTAGGATTTTCTCTGGAGAATCGCTTTTCATTAATGAGTTTGAGGCAAAGAACGGTGCAGGAGATATTCAAATTGCTCCAGGTGCACCAGGCGATGTGGAACATGTGTATTTAGAGAATGAATCGATTTACCTTCAGAATTCTGCTTTTGTAGCTTCGGCAATGAGTGTTGAAGTAGAAACAAAATTCCAAGGGTTAACAAAAGGCTTCTTCTCTGGCGAAAGCTTGTTCTTGATAAAATGTTCGGGAACAGGAGATCTTTGGTTCAACTCTTATGGTGGAATCATAGAAATTGATGTAGAAGACGGCTATGTAGTCGACACAGGTCACATTGTAGCATTTACAGAAGGTTTGGATTATAATATCTCAAAAGTGGGAGGTTATAAATCACTTTTCTTCTCTGGCGAAGGCTTTGTTTGCCGTTTCTCTGGAAAGGGTAAAGTGTGGATTCAAACGAGAAAGATAGGTCCATTTACAAGTTGGGTACATCCGTATCGTCCGGTGAAGAGTAAGAGTTAA
- the mutY gene encoding A/G-specific adenine glycosylase — MDFASSLINWYESNKRDLPWRHTQDPYKIWLSEIILQQTRVQQGLPYYEKFVANFPTVKDFAEADIDKILHLWQGLGYYSRGRNMHVAANQVMDEWNGKFPDNYKDLLTLKGVGNYTAAAIASFAFREKVATVDGNVYRVLSRVFDIDEDIASGKGQKVFTEVANQLISEDKPDIFNQALMEFGAMHCTPKKPNCETCPFVQSCESRLHQNIDQRPVKLKKTKVTNQYIKYFLIEQNGKYLMKKRQEGDIWAGLFDFPQVISSEKDQKLSNGIIIENTGLDLNTNDIFFSSEPIKHLLSHRRLFIEFFHVKLQALLETQSEQHHYSWMDIDEIQSVGKPIILENYLRKNIY, encoded by the coding sequence ATGGATTTTGCCTCCAGCTTAATCAATTGGTACGAAAGCAATAAAAGAGATTTACCTTGGCGTCATACCCAAGATCCCTATAAAATTTGGTTGTCGGAGATCATCCTTCAACAGACAAGAGTACAACAAGGCTTACCTTATTACGAAAAATTTGTAGCAAATTTCCCTACGGTGAAAGACTTCGCTGAAGCGGATATCGATAAGATTCTTCATTTATGGCAAGGACTCGGCTATTATTCCCGAGGGAGAAATATGCACGTCGCTGCCAACCAAGTGATGGATGAATGGAATGGTAAGTTTCCAGATAATTATAAAGATTTACTGACACTGAAAGGTGTCGGCAATTATACTGCTGCCGCGATAGCTTCATTTGCCTTTAGAGAAAAGGTAGCTACGGTCGATGGAAATGTTTACCGAGTGTTATCCCGAGTTTTTGATATTGATGAGGATATTGCTTCAGGTAAAGGTCAGAAAGTCTTTACAGAAGTAGCGAATCAATTGATTTCGGAGGATAAACCCGATATTTTTAATCAGGCATTGATGGAGTTTGGGGCGATGCATTGCACGCCAAAGAAGCCGAACTGCGAAACATGTCCTTTTGTACAATCTTGCGAAAGTCGTTTACATCAAAATATTGATCAAAGACCAGTGAAATTGAAAAAAACAAAGGTCACTAATCAGTATATCAAATACTTTTTGATTGAGCAGAATGGAAAGTATTTGATGAAGAAACGACAAGAAGGTGACATTTGGGCAGGTCTTTTTGACTTCCCACAGGTCATATCATCAGAAAAAGATCAAAAATTATCGAACGGCATTATTATTGAAAATACAGGTTTAGATCTAAATACTAACGATATTTTTTTCTCGAGCGAACCGATTAAGCATTTGTTATCACATAGAAGATTATTTATTGAATTTTTTCATGTAAAATTGCAAGCTCTTTTGGAGACTCAATCTGAACAGCACCACTATAGTTGGATGGATATCGATGAAATTCAATCAGTCGGAAAGCCAATCATTTTAGAGAATTATTTGAGAAAAAATATTTATTAA
- a CDS encoding single-stranded DNA-binding protein: MAGVNKVILVGNLGADPEVRNLEGGNKVATLSIATSENYTDRDGNRQTQTEWHRVNLWNGLAGVAEQYLKKGSKVYIEGRLTTRSYEKDGVTRYSTDITARDMVMLDSRQDGQGAPYEAAPPQGATVSETPQAVGASEVSNDDPPF; the protein is encoded by the coding sequence ATGGCTGGAGTTAATAAAGTCATCTTAGTAGGTAACTTGGGCGCAGACCCAGAAGTAAGAAACCTGGAAGGCGGTAACAAAGTTGCTACCCTATCTATTGCTACATCTGAAAACTACACAGATCGCGACGGTAACCGTCAGACGCAAACGGAATGGCATAGAGTAAATCTATGGAATGGTTTAGCAGGTGTTGCTGAACAATATCTTAAAAAAGGAAGTAAAGTGTACATCGAGGGTAGACTAACTACACGTAGCTACGAAAAAGACGGTGTCACAAGATATTCTACTGACATTACAGCTAGAGATATGGTAATGTTAGATAGCAGACAGGATGGTCAAGGTGCTCCTTACGAGGCAGCTCCTCCACAAGGTGCAACAGTTTCGGAAACACCTCAAGCTGTAGGTGCATCTGAAGTGAGTAATGACGACCCTCCGTTCTAA
- a CDS encoding M48 family metallopeptidase: MPTITNKTNSTSYKAILIHPQLPTGRQQGDVRFGSQKVDIQAGDFYYAIPFAELEIEAGGASGQFIFFKSRKEKDISFYTKDKSILKDDFLISDPRFREHIKKTKFALTNLYRGAALFLSICLIIITSFYLFKDSIVKMAARNVPISWEEQMGDELFESIKKEYTFIENDSLIGVLGNELQPLINQVEAEGFNIELYLVEDASINAFALPGGKVMINSGLIKNASSWDEVAGVMAHEISHVSLRHHVRGAIDKIGFFSIVYLFLGDGSAVMATLANTMFELQTTAYSRTLEQEADSQGINYLQQCRINPEGMIQFFEMLDEKHEMTQIDSLLQFVSTHPSTPDRINDLKEQIEDKKENNYISFQSNYDDFKEGVLLTTN, encoded by the coding sequence ATGCCAACAATAACTAACAAGACTAATTCTACCTCTTACAAAGCCATCTTGATTCATCCTCAATTACCAACAGGAAGACAACAAGGAGACGTACGTTTTGGATCTCAGAAAGTGGATATCCAAGCAGGCGATTTCTATTATGCTATTCCTTTTGCTGAGTTAGAAATTGAAGCAGGTGGAGCCTCAGGCCAGTTTATCTTTTTCAAATCGAGAAAAGAGAAAGATATTTCCTTCTATACAAAGGACAAATCTATTCTTAAAGACGACTTCTTGATAAGTGATCCACGTTTTCGGGAACATATCAAGAAGACGAAGTTTGCACTGACTAATCTTTATAGGGGAGCAGCCTTGTTCCTTAGTATTTGTCTGATCATCATCACAAGTTTTTATCTATTTAAAGATAGTATCGTTAAAATGGCCGCTCGAAATGTCCCCATCTCCTGGGAAGAACAAATGGGAGATGAGCTTTTCGAATCCATCAAAAAGGAATATACATTTATCGAAAACGATTCTTTGATTGGGGTGTTGGGGAATGAACTTCAACCTTTAATAAATCAAGTAGAAGCAGAAGGATTCAATATCGAATTGTACTTAGTGGAAGATGCTTCTATAAATGCTTTTGCATTACCTGGAGGAAAGGTGATGATCAATTCAGGCTTGATAAAGAATGCCTCTTCTTGGGATGAAGTGGCAGGAGTGATGGCACATGAAATCTCTCATGTATCCTTAAGGCACCATGTTCGAGGAGCAATTGATAAAATTGGCTTTTTTAGTATCGTTTACTTGTTCTTAGGTGATGGTTCTGCTGTAATGGCCACCTTAGCCAATACTATGTTCGAATTACAGACTACGGCTTACTCAAGAACTTTAGAACAGGAAGCCGATAGTCAGGGCATCAATTACTTGCAGCAATGCAGAATCAATCCAGAAGGTATGATTCAATTTTTTGAAATGTTGGATGAGAAACACGAAATGACTCAAATCGATAGTTTGCTTCAGTTTGTGTCTACACATCCTTCTACTCCAGATAGAATTAATGATCTGAAAGAACAGATTGAAGATAAAAAAGAAAATAACTATATCTCTTTCCAATCGAATTACGACGATTTTAAAGAGGGTGTATTACTAACAACTAATTAG
- a CDS encoding TIGR00266 family protein, with the protein MAELLNTSLKTEIQLGPGASAVKIDLEPGQHFTAEAGAMIAMSPSITMTTTTHKKSGGGIMKGLKRMLSGESFFLNHYSAGNEGGTVWLSATLAGDMMTHELSGEGLVVQAGSYVASSPDIEVDFNWQGFKSFFSGESAFWLNLNGQGTVIFNSYGAIYPIEIDGDYIVDTGHIVAFEETLDFEVTKAGQSWVSSFLGGEGLVCKFKGKGTVWVQSHNPSSFGQILGPTLRPR; encoded by the coding sequence ATGGCAGAACTATTGAATACATCATTAAAGACAGAGATTCAGTTGGGGCCAGGGGCATCAGCTGTTAAAATAGATTTGGAGCCTGGACAACATTTTACTGCCGAGGCAGGAGCAATGATTGCCATGAGTCCATCCATTACAATGACAACCACTACACATAAGAAAAGTGGAGGTGGTATTATGAAAGGTCTAAAAAGAATGCTGTCGGGCGAAAGCTTTTTCTTAAATCACTATTCGGCAGGAAACGAGGGCGGTACTGTATGGTTAAGTGCGACCCTAGCAGGTGATATGATGACGCATGAGTTGAGCGGAGAAGGATTAGTCGTTCAAGCAGGTTCCTACGTGGCTTCATCACCAGATATCGAAGTAGATTTTAACTGGCAGGGCTTTAAAAGTTTCTTCTCAGGAGAAAGTGCTTTTTGGTTGAATTTAAATGGTCAGGGTACTGTCATTTTCAATTCTTATGGAGCGATTTATCCGATAGAAATCGATGGTGACTATATCGTAGATACAGGACATATCGTCGCTTTTGAAGAGACACTTGACTTTGAAGTAACTAAAGCTGGACAAAGCTGGGTGAGTTCATTCCTTGGTGGAGAAGGCTTGGTGTGTAAGTTTAAAGGAAAAGGAACTGTTTGGGTACAATCGCATAACCCAAGTTCATTCGGACAAATTTTAGGACCAACATTAAGACCAAGATAG
- a CDS encoding DUF2062 domain-containing protein: protein MDHFLKRIRLSIKHHITHRILIPLRTLLRQGMTPHLLAWSVTVGLLIGSSPMLGICTWLCILAASIFRLNQFAIQIANYAVSPIQVFMIIPYIKAGTSLFGNSAKGVTLEKIQEALDIGIIHGIKEMGILMLQGAAVWIVVSAIIALPMQRLLRIAFRKMLKNMNSSEEKRVTE, encoded by the coding sequence ATGGATCACTTTCTAAAAAGAATTAGGCTTTCTATAAAGCACCACATCACTCATCGCATACTTATTCCTTTACGTACGTTACTCCGACAAGGAATGACGCCTCATTTATTGGCTTGGAGTGTAACGGTGGGACTTTTAATTGGTTCTTCTCCTATGTTGGGGATTTGTACTTGGCTCTGCATTTTGGCGGCATCCATTTTCCGCTTAAATCAGTTTGCCATTCAGATTGCCAATTATGCGGTATCGCCTATTCAGGTGTTTATGATTATTCCTTATATCAAGGCAGGAACTTCACTTTTTGGCAATAGTGCAAAAGGCGTTACATTGGAGAAAATTCAAGAGGCTTTGGATATTGGAATTATACACGGTATTAAAGAAATGGGCATTTTGATGTTGCAAGGAGCAGCCGTTTGGATTGTTGTTTCTGCTATTATTGCCCTTCCGATGCAACGACTTTTAAGAATTGCTTTCCGAAAAATGTTGAAAAACATGAACAGTTCGGAGGAGAAAAGAGTTACAGAATAG
- a CDS encoding 30S ribosomal protein S16, whose amino-acid sequence MAVKIRLARRGRKRKPIYNVVVADSRSPRDGRFIEKLGTFNPNTEPATINIDAVAAAEWLLKGAQPTDTARTVLSKAGAMYKKHLQVGVNKGAKTQEEADKLFDAWMSERSSAYAAELEAKKAAAEAAVKAELEAGVAARKAAEEAEKKAEAEALAAAAAAQAEKEAAEAAEASTEESGEEAAAEGEATEEESAE is encoded by the coding sequence ATGGCAGTAAAAATTCGTTTGGCTCGTCGTGGCCGTAAGAGAAAGCCTATTTACAATGTAGTAGTAGCAGACTCAAGATCTCCTCGTGATGGTCGTTTTATTGAGAAGTTAGGTACTTTCAACCCTAACACTGAACCTGCAACTATCAACATTGACGCTGTAGCTGCAGCAGAATGGTTATTGAAAGGTGCTCAGCCTACTGACACTGCTCGTACTGTTCTTTCAAAAGCAGGTGCAATGTACAAGAAACACCTTCAAGTAGGTGTGAACAAAGGCGCTAAAACTCAAGAGGAAGCTGATAAACTTTTTGATGCATGGATGTCAGAGAGATCTTCTGCTTACGCTGCTGAGTTAGAAGCAAAGAAAGCTGCTGCTGAAGCTGCTGTTAAAGCAGAATTAGAAGCAGGTGTTGCTGCTCGTAAAGCTGCTGAAGAAGCTGAGAAAAAAGCTGAGGCTGAAGCTCTTGCTGCTGCCGCTGCTGCTCAAGCTGAAAAAGAAGCTGCTGAGGCTGCTGAAGCTTCAACTGAGGAATCAGGTGAAGAAGCTGCTGCTGAAGGCGAAGCTACTGAAGAAGAGTCTGCTGAGTAA
- the gldE gene encoding gliding motility-associated protein GldE, with protein MEGDLSHPVMPLLSLILQDIPWGAALVVVLLLILSGLISGSEVAFFSLTPEQIKECREGEDPVGQKVFKLLQVPQILLATILICNNFVNVAIVMISTFIAWTVADAIDVARDGAEVFISLTFIVTALVVFIGEIVPKIYATKNSISFAKSMVSFWQISIKIFNPFALLLTSMGNTMERALAKRNYNLEVSVNEFDQAVSLATDQVDDKASEMLKGIVRFGSKTVKQIMISRTDMNAIDIDIDFHELMDHINKNSFSRLPVYSDTIDSLVGILYIKDLLPYLDKNEHFEWKRIVRKDIYYVPESKKIDELLRDFQERRVHMAIIVDEYGGTTGLVTLEDIIEEIVGDINDEFDGDLVQDYISTDASFNLDGKTSLIDFERLAMLPPDYFDKVKGESDSIGGLILELLQEMPSTGKKINYKDITFTIRAVDKKRIKTVHVKFNDEEHVRRLQAEFEDENTTS; from the coding sequence ATGGAAGGTGATCTATCACACCCGGTAATGCCACTACTATCGTTAATCCTTCAGGACATTCCTTGGGGAGCCGCTTTGGTAGTGGTGCTTTTACTTATTTTATCAGGCTTAATTTCTGGATCGGAAGTAGCCTTTTTCTCCCTCACCCCTGAGCAAATTAAGGAATGTAGAGAGGGTGAAGACCCTGTGGGACAAAAAGTATTCAAACTATTGCAAGTCCCTCAGATTTTATTAGCCACTATACTAATATGCAATAACTTCGTGAATGTCGCTATTGTTATGATCTCGACATTTATTGCGTGGACCGTTGCAGATGCCATAGATGTTGCACGCGATGGTGCCGAAGTTTTTATATCCCTCACTTTTATCGTTACCGCTTTAGTCGTATTTATAGGTGAAATTGTTCCTAAAATTTATGCGACCAAGAACTCTATAAGCTTTGCAAAAAGCATGGTTTCTTTCTGGCAGATTTCTATCAAAATATTTAATCCTTTTGCTCTTTTACTGACAAGCATGGGAAATACAATGGAAAGAGCTTTAGCAAAAAGAAATTACAACCTGGAGGTATCGGTTAACGAATTCGATCAAGCAGTTTCTTTGGCTACGGATCAAGTAGATGATAAAGCCAGCGAAATGCTAAAAGGAATTGTTCGTTTTGGATCAAAGACGGTAAAACAAATCATGATTTCCAGAACAGACATGAATGCCATCGATATAGATATCGACTTTCATGAATTGATGGATCATATCAACAAAAATTCCTTTTCACGTCTTCCGGTATATAGCGATACCATCGACTCTTTAGTGGGTATTTTATACATCAAGGATTTACTTCCTTACTTAGACAAGAATGAACATTTTGAATGGAAACGTATTGTCCGTAAAGACATTTATTACGTTCCGGAATCTAAAAAAATTGACGAACTACTCAGAGATTTCCAAGAACGAAGAGTACACATGGCCATTATTGTTGATGAATATGGCGGTACTACCGGCTTGGTGACTTTAGAAGATATTATTGAAGAAATCGTTGGTGATATTAACGATGAATTCGATGGCGATTTGGTTCAGGACTATATCAGTACCGATGCGAGTTTTAATCTAGATGGTAAAACATCACTTATTGATTTTGAACGCTTGGCCATGCTTCCTCCAGATTATTTTGATAAAGTAAAAGGAGAAAGTGATTCTATTGGTGGCTTAATTCTTGAATTACTTCAGGAAATGCCTTCAACAGGTAAGAAAATTAATTATAAAGACATCACCTTTACGATTAGAGCTGTGGATAAAAAACGTATCAAGACTGTACATGTCAAGTTTAACGACGAAGAACATGTAAGACGTTTGCAAGCCGAGTTCGAAGATGAAAACACTACTTCATGA
- the gldD gene encoding gliding motility lipoprotein GldD, translating into MRQLTYILPILFISLFFSCGSSDSTAYLPKPRGYHRLEMPDHSYQKDAFKDKAFKGYPYTFEVAKNAEIVPDESFMSEPYWIEVQYPEFKATVDISYKKLANYDSLVGYTNTSNVLTFKHNVRATAIDEYTTRTNKGYTAVLYEIEGDVPSQFQFFVTDSTEHFFRAALYFPSSTQNDSLAPVIDYVKEDMMHMLNTLEWQ; encoded by the coding sequence ATGAGACAATTAACATACATACTTCCAATACTTTTCATTTCCCTCTTTTTTAGTTGCGGATCTTCCGATTCAACCGCATATCTTCCGAAACCAAGAGGATACCACCGTTTAGAAATGCCTGATCATAGTTATCAGAAAGATGCATTTAAGGATAAAGCTTTTAAAGGATATCCCTATACTTTCGAGGTGGCAAAAAATGCAGAAATTGTTCCTGATGAATCCTTCATGTCGGAACCTTATTGGATAGAAGTACAATATCCAGAATTCAAAGCTACAGTGGATATTTCGTATAAAAAGTTAGCCAATTACGATTCTTTGGTGGGGTATACCAATACATCGAATGTACTTACGTTTAAACACAATGTAAGAGCAACCGCTATCGATGAATATACCACAAGAACCAATAAAGGATATACCGCTGTATTGTACGAGATAGAAGGTGATGTACCTAGTCAGTTTCAGTTTTTTGTCACAGATTCTACAGAACACTTTTTTAGAGCTGCATTGTATTTTCCATCATCTACTCAAAACGATTCTTTGGCACCTGTGATCGATTATGTGAAAGAAGACATGATGCACATGCTAAATACACTTGAGTGGCAATAA
- a CDS encoding rhomboid family intramembrane serine protease — MSITLILIVLNVGISYYAFQNDSVRYKLLMDPYLVASKNQWYRFISSAFVHSSWMHLLFNMLTLYFFGESVERICMILTGNVLYGELAFLALYFGGAIIADIPSYIKHKGDINYRSLGASGAVSSVVFFMIIFAPVQDICLYFVLCLPSFILGAAFLIYSYYQSNNPNTYINHSAHLFGAIWGIAFSILLEPNSIIRFFQQIQTWITF, encoded by the coding sequence ATGTCAATCACTTTAATATTAATTGTCCTGAATGTAGGTATTAGTTACTACGCTTTTCAGAATGATAGTGTCCGCTACAAACTTTTGATGGATCCTTATTTGGTGGCATCAAAAAATCAGTGGTACCGTTTTATCTCTTCAGCATTTGTTCATTCAAGCTGGATGCACTTATTGTTCAATATGCTAACGCTCTATTTCTTTGGCGAAAGTGTTGAACGTATATGTATGATTCTTACTGGAAATGTTCTGTACGGTGAATTGGCCTTTTTGGCACTTTACTTTGGAGGTGCTATCATTGCCGATATTCCATCTTATATAAAGCATAAAGGAGATATCAATTATAGATCATTAGGTGCTTCCGGAGCTGTTTCTTCTGTGGTTTTCTTTATGATCATCTTTGCTCCAGTTCAAGATATTTGCTTGTACTTTGTTTTGTGCCTTCCATCATTTATTCTAGGAGCAGCCTTTTTGATCTACTCTTATTATCAATCGAACAACCCCAACACCTATATCAATCACTCTGCTCATTTATTTGGGGCAATTTGGGGTATCGCATTTTCAATTTTGCTTGAACCAAATTCAATTATCAGATTCTTCCAACAAATCCAAACATGGATCACTTTCTAA